The Solidesulfovibrio fructosivorans JJ] genome has a window encoding:
- a CDS encoding protein NO VEIN domain-containing protein: MSGKIALKRLTRSDLTIFQHHLAFQHAGKQKSINLNADVFVKQLFPALPETEEGKAGYLGLDLLLLGPGLHGALRLQRKIIKGGSYKNWRLNGEIIPTAVTADRFDPLAQGDFVIFDFSGDIIPTSARLLFVAAAIAADAPLHALLENRLGPKRMVPFTAPELETLIDMAALPDDHPAQEFTLGGAIEDAALGGVEGTERLFRRRSGTMMTRETLQRARQNAETLGRDGEALIDAWLGQQKRAGLVREYTWISDANAVAPYDFTLVDAAGNEIRLDVKSTTGPFERPLHVSMAELLEMADEGRRYDLYRIYGLEEGTARLRIAGDLSGFATSLIRVFGDLPAGVTPDGVSIAPESLPFGDEIPISLSDDDEE, encoded by the coding sequence GTGTCCGGTAAAATCGCCCTGAAACGCCTGACCCGTTCGGACCTGACGATCTTTCAGCACCATTTGGCCTTCCAACACGCGGGAAAGCAGAAATCCATCAATCTGAATGCCGATGTCTTCGTCAAGCAGCTGTTCCCCGCGCTGCCCGAGACCGAGGAGGGAAAGGCCGGCTATCTCGGCCTGGATCTCCTGCTTCTTGGTCCGGGACTTCATGGGGCTTTGCGGCTGCAGCGCAAGATCATCAAGGGCGGCAGCTACAAAAACTGGCGGCTCAACGGCGAGATCATCCCGACGGCTGTCACGGCGGACCGATTCGACCCTCTTGCCCAGGGCGATTTTGTCATCTTTGACTTCTCAGGCGACATCATCCCCACTTCCGCCCGTCTTCTCTTTGTCGCTGCCGCGATTGCGGCAGATGCCCCGCTTCATGCCCTCCTGGAAAATCGTCTCGGCCCCAAACGGATGGTTCCTTTCACGGCCCCTGAACTGGAAACCCTGATCGACATGGCCGCGCTGCCGGATGATCACCCGGCCCAGGAGTTCACCCTGGGAGGGGCGATCGAGGACGCCGCCCTGGGAGGGGTTGAAGGTACGGAACGGCTGTTCCGCCGTCGTTCCGGCACCATGATGACCCGGGAGACATTGCAGCGTGCCCGACAGAATGCCGAGACGCTCGGCCGTGACGGGGAGGCGCTCATTGACGCCTGGCTCGGACAGCAGAAGCGGGCCGGCCTGGTCAGGGAATATACCTGGATTTCCGATGCCAACGCTGTCGCACCCTACGACTTCACCCTCGTGGATGCAGCCGGCAATGAAATCCGTCTGGATGTCAAATCCACCACCGGGCCGTTCGAGCGCCCCCTGCACGTTTCCATGGCCGAGCTTCTGGAAATGGCCGACGAGGGCCGGCGTTATGACCTCTACCGGATTTACGGCCTGGAAGAAGGGACTGCCAGACTCCGCATCGCCGGAGACCTGTCGGGTTTCGCGACCTCTTTGATCCGGGTGTTCGGAGATCTGCCGGCCGGTGTCACCCCGGACGGCGTGTCCATCGCTCCGGAGTCCCTGCCCTTCGGTGATGAAATT
- a CDS encoding DNA cytosine methyltransferase — protein sequence MYPIIQQKIDRLRAGASPRVLDLFAGCGGISLGFRTAGYELRAAIEMDPVAAASHALNFYPDLEGEDKKRHAQSRDIVKTEPHSFMLEMGCPEPEEAIDVVVGGPPCQAFARVGRAKLREVAEHPHAFIKDPRSNLYLRYLEFIKQLKPVALLVENVPDVLNHGGHNIYEEICEVLEELGYTCGYTLLNSVHYGVPEMRERAFLIGYAAGIAERIRFPEPTRRHELPRGYEGSRQVALKYLPDNGNGVLSLLDNKSRFLPTPERGPHLPPAVTAREALQDLPPITGHLNGKLKKGPRRFDSLLPYDESRPITDYGRLMRSWPGFESSVGISDHVIRFLPRDYAIFARMRPGDQYPEAHRHAIALFNEKLAALQAKGLAPTKNSKEYMQLWKGTVPPYDPDKFPNKWRKMEADCPARTLMAHLGKDSYSHIHYDSRQARTISVREAARLQSFPDGFVFVGPMNPGFRQIGNAVPPLMAKALAEIMLKTLRG from the coding sequence ATGTACCCGATTATCCAACAAAAAATTGATCGCCTTCGCGCCGGCGCTTCTCCCCGTGTCCTGGATCTCTTTGCCGGCTGCGGCGGCATCTCCCTGGGATTCAGGACCGCCGGCTATGAGCTGCGCGCCGCCATTGAAATGGACCCTGTTGCCGCCGCATCCCATGCCCTGAACTTCTACCCGGACCTGGAAGGTGAGGACAAAAAACGCCACGCCCAAAGCCGGGACATCGTCAAGACCGAACCCCATTCCTTCATGCTTGAAATGGGCTGTCCGGAACCGGAAGAGGCCATCGACGTCGTCGTCGGCGGCCCCCCCTGCCAAGCCTTCGCCCGCGTCGGCCGGGCCAAGCTGCGGGAAGTGGCCGAACATCCCCACGCCTTCATTAAGGACCCCCGCAGCAACCTCTACCTGCGCTACCTGGAGTTCATCAAACAGCTCAAACCTGTGGCCCTTCTCGTGGAAAACGTACCTGACGTCCTCAACCACGGTGGCCACAACATCTACGAGGAAATTTGCGAGGTCCTGGAGGAACTGGGCTACACCTGCGGCTACACCTTGCTCAATTCCGTGCATTACGGCGTTCCCGAGATGCGCGAACGGGCCTTTCTTATCGGCTATGCCGCCGGCATTGCGGAGCGGATTCGTTTTCCCGAACCGACCCGCCGGCATGAACTCCCCAGGGGCTACGAGGGCTCCAGACAGGTCGCGCTCAAGTATCTGCCCGATAACGGCAACGGCGTATTAAGCCTCCTGGACAACAAATCGCGCTTCCTGCCAACGCCCGAACGAGGTCCCCATCTGCCACCCGCGGTTACGGCCAGGGAGGCGCTGCAGGACCTGCCGCCCATCACCGGCCACCTGAACGGAAAGCTGAAAAAGGGTCCCCGCCGCTTCGACAGCCTGTTGCCCTATGATGAATCCCGCCCCATAACGGATTACGGGAGACTCATGCGCTCCTGGCCGGGCTTTGAAAGCAGCGTTGGAATCTCCGACCACGTCATACGCTTCCTGCCGCGCGACTACGCCATCTTCGCCAGGATGCGGCCCGGCGACCAGTACCCGGAGGCCCACCGGCACGCGATTGCGCTGTTCAACGAAAAGCTTGCCGCTCTCCAGGCCAAAGGGCTTGCTCCCACCAAGAATTCAAAAGAATACATGCAACTCTGGAAGGGTACCGTTCCTCCTTACGACCCCGACAAGTTCCCCAACAAATGGCGCAAGATGGAGGCGGACTGCCCCGCCCGGACCCTGATGGCCCACCTGGGGAAGGACAGCTATTCCCATATCCATTACGACAGCCGGCAGGCCAGGACCATATCCGTACGCGAGGCCGCAAGGCTCCAGTCCTTCCCGGACGGATTCGTGTTCGTCGGCCCGATGAACCCCGGCTTCCGCCAGATCGGCAACGCCGTCCCCCCGCTTATGGCCAAGGCCTTGGCGGAAATCATGCTCAAAACCCTGCGAGGCTGA
- a CDS encoding HIT family protein yields MQHIYQPLLIRSLVDAGGSATIRQLALAFLGQDESQIVFYERKIKEMPLKVLRRHGVVASHGELVELTAGRLSFEEKTQIRMLCDRKLQEYMLKRGLGIWEYRMLETEPVPGSLRNRVLAESGGRCALCGATNKDRPLDVDHIKPRSKGGKNEYANLQVLCSRCNRAKGNKEDTDYRPLVREEAVPGCPFCFEAIESRIVEAYDSVVAIPDGFPVTAGHLLVITKRHTPDWFSMSQAERNDADSLLRILRNRLSEDDRSITGFNIGMNAGASAGQTVFHVHIHLIPRRDGDTEHPRGGVRGVIPGKMGY; encoded by the coding sequence ATGCAGCATATCTACCAGCCGCTGCTGATTCGTTCGCTGGTGGATGCCGGGGGATCGGCGACCATCCGGCAACTGGCGCTGGCCTTTCTGGGGCAGGACGAGAGCCAGATTGTTTTTTATGAGCGGAAGATCAAGGAGATGCCGCTCAAGGTGCTGCGGCGGCACGGGGTGGTGGCGTCGCACGGCGAACTGGTGGAGCTGACGGCGGGGCGGCTTTCCTTTGAGGAGAAGACCCAGATCCGCATGCTCTGCGACCGTAAGCTTCAGGAGTACATGCTCAAGCGGGGCCTGGGTATCTGGGAATATCGGATGCTGGAGACCGAGCCCGTGCCCGGGAGTCTGCGCAATCGGGTCCTGGCGGAATCAGGCGGCCGGTGCGCGCTGTGCGGGGCCACGAACAAGGACCGCCCCCTGGACGTGGACCATATCAAGCCCCGGTCCAAGGGCGGCAAGAACGAATACGCCAACCTGCAGGTGCTTTGCTCCCGCTGCAACAGGGCCAAAGGGAACAAGGAGGACACGGACTATCGCCCCCTTGTGCGTGAGGAGGCGGTTCCTGGTTGCCCGTTCTGCTTTGAGGCCATCGAAAGCCGGATCGTAGAGGCGTATGATTCCGTGGTGGCCATTCCGGACGGCTTTCCGGTGACCGCCGGACACCTGCTCGTCATCACAAAGCGCCATACGCCGGACTGGTTTTCCATGTCCCAGGCAGAGCGCAACGACGCCGACAGTCTGCTGCGGATACTCAGGAACCGGCTAAGCGAGGACGACCGCAGCATCACCGGCTTCAACATCGGCATGAACGCCGGCGCATCTGCCGGGCAGACCGTGTTTCATGTGCATATCCATCTCATCCCGAGACGGGACGGAGATACGGAGCATCCACGCGGCGGGGTAAGAGGGGTGATTCCGGGGAAGATGGGCTATTAG
- a CDS encoding toll/interleukin-1 receptor domain-containing protein, with protein MIKCFLSHSSSDKIRYVKIVADNLGHDYCVYDEYTFEEGMKSLDEIISTLESSQIFVIFLSNSALNSNWVKTELQLAKDNLSKGTLRKIFPIIIDKDIDYTDARIPNWMRAEYNIKPILRPKLAARRIEQKIRELLWEDNPMQKDREQFFVGRNESIEEFEQRIYDYDRTKPVCIIASGWKEIGRSSFLKHCIRKLDLIKHSYLPPLIDMGELDSIDDLILKIENLGFSDTNSIGNLSSMAKEEKIDLLSRLLVDIKKCREILFISDHLAIVSRNNTITDWFLKLLNNIKSIDSIVICILSSYKISYSTYRNLDHLFHIHIPELSYDDRKKLLGKYARFTHLELPKEEFKHFLDLQFGYPGQVYFTVDLINKEGIIKAKQQSYQIVNFSREKAFLLFQHYTTRHFDLLAVLSKFDFIDYNLLDVLVDGKSDYKQALSDFFNDSVCEHIGANKEYIKVSDIIRDYVLRHRIDVPHEFHERIKKHVDEFIDTIKEENFDLADYFFSLKEKLKDDINFQSKFLIPSHFIRVIKDLYDRGKRYNDVITLANKVLRGPQQIEKNIVDKIRYYLCLSLARTRNTKCLSEVQKLSEPEHSFIKGFYYRHMRRYADAISCFEKVLEINSRFLPAKNELVGALISLEEFDQALILATQVYQAEKTNPFYIQAYFNCLVHQDRADAIDAEIQELFKAMDNVALEKAKEMNASMHALYQAFYLKDKAASLDIINDTISQHPESTYPLINKFRICNFFDDILCMEETLTQLGKYINEKSQFYFFLISAQSQLIAKKTTISDAFVHIDSKLSSFPLSARNTLKEKIRKNKTIGLFLDEESV; from the coding sequence ATGATAAAGTGTTTCTTATCACACAGCAGTTCGGACAAAATTCGATACGTTAAGATCGTTGCGGACAATCTTGGTCACGATTACTGTGTCTATGATGAATACACATTTGAAGAGGGGATGAAGTCACTTGATGAAATCATTTCAACACTAGAAAGCTCACAAATTTTTGTTATTTTTTTATCAAATTCAGCGCTTAACTCTAATTGGGTAAAAACTGAATTGCAATTAGCAAAAGACAACCTTTCCAAGGGGACTTTGAGGAAAATTTTTCCTATAATTATCGACAAAGATATTGACTACACTGACGCCAGAATACCGAACTGGATGCGTGCAGAATACAATATCAAGCCCATCTTACGGCCCAAGCTAGCTGCACGCAGAATTGAACAAAAGATTAGAGAATTACTTTGGGAAGACAACCCCATGCAAAAAGACAGAGAGCAATTTTTTGTCGGAAGAAACGAATCGATTGAAGAATTTGAGCAGCGTATATATGATTACGACAGAACAAAGCCAGTCTGTATCATAGCATCGGGCTGGAAAGAAATCGGGAGATCATCTTTTTTAAAACATTGTATACGAAAGCTTGATCTTATCAAACACTCTTACCTGCCCCCCCTCATCGACATGGGCGAACTTGACAGCATCGACGACCTGATCTTGAAAATTGAAAACCTGGGATTTTCTGATACTAACAGCATCGGGAATCTTTCATCGATGGCCAAAGAAGAGAAAATTGACCTTTTATCAAGGCTACTCGTTGATATTAAAAAATGCCGGGAAATACTTTTCATATCAGATCACTTGGCAATAGTATCAAGAAACAATACCATTACCGACTGGTTCTTAAAATTACTCAATAATATAAAATCAATCGACTCGATTGTGATATGCATTCTTTCTTCATATAAAATCAGTTATTCAACATATCGGAACCTAGACCACTTGTTTCATATCCATATTCCCGAGTTGTCATACGACGACAGGAAAAAATTATTAGGAAAATACGCTCGATTTACCCACCTGGAGCTCCCCAAAGAAGAGTTTAAGCACTTTTTAGACCTTCAATTTGGATATCCAGGCCAAGTATATTTCACTGTAGACTTGATAAATAAAGAAGGCATAATAAAGGCAAAACAACAATCCTACCAAATAGTGAATTTCAGCAGAGAAAAAGCTTTTTTACTTTTCCAACACTATACTACAAGGCATTTTGATCTGCTTGCTGTTTTATCAAAGTTTGATTTCATTGACTACAATCTTCTAGATGTATTGGTCGATGGGAAAAGTGATTATAAGCAGGCATTGTCTGACTTTTTTAACGACTCAGTGTGCGAACACATAGGTGCGAACAAAGAATATATCAAAGTCAGTGATATAATTCGTGACTATGTATTACGGCATAGGATTGACGTGCCACACGAATTTCATGAACGCATAAAGAAACATGTCGATGAATTCATAGACACTATCAAAGAAGAAAATTTCGACTTGGCCGACTATTTTTTTTCATTAAAAGAAAAGCTAAAAGACGATATAAATTTTCAATCAAAATTCTTGATACCTTCACATTTTATACGTGTAATCAAAGATCTTTACGACAGAGGGAAAAGATATAACGATGTCATAACCCTGGCAAATAAAGTACTAAGAGGACCACAACAAATTGAAAAAAATATTGTTGACAAAATTCGCTATTACTTATGCCTTTCTTTGGCGCGCACTCGAAACACTAAATGCCTTTCAGAAGTCCAGAAACTATCTGAACCGGAACATAGTTTTATTAAGGGATTCTACTATAGACACATGCGAAGATATGCCGATGCAATAAGTTGTTTTGAAAAAGTTTTAGAAATAAACAGTAGATTTTTGCCTGCAAAAAATGAACTTGTTGGCGCGCTTATATCTCTTGAGGAATTTGACCAAGCACTTATTCTTGCAACCCAGGTTTACCAAGCCGAAAAAACAAATCCTTTCTACATACAAGCTTATTTCAATTGTTTAGTTCACCAAGACAGAGCCGACGCCATCGATGCTGAAATACAAGAATTATTTAAAGCCATGGACAATGTTGCACTAGAGAAAGCCAAGGAAATGAATGCTTCAATGCATGCTTTATATCAAGCTTTTTATTTAAAAGACAAAGCAGCTTCGCTCGACATAATTAATGATACAATATCACAACATCCAGAATCAACTTATCCACTAATTAACAAATTCAGAATTTGCAACTTTTTTGACGATATTTTGTGTATGGAAGAAACATTAACTCAGCTGGGAAAATATATTAACGAAAAATCTCAGTTTTATTTTTTCTTGATAAGTGCTCAATCCCAATTAATTGCCAAAAAAACAACTATTAGCGATGCTTTTGTCCATATAGATTCTAAGCTTTCATCTTTCCCTCTATCAGCAAGAAATACCTTAAAAGAAAAAATTCGAAAAAATAAAACCATAGGCCTTTTTCTTGACGAAGAGTCAGTCTAA
- a CDS encoding DUF2569 family protein, with protein MDKPTIDSLISAGTDYCELNDFTNAFSCFNKVLQTDSTNNEALFGRGVCYLKTNKKENGVADIRTAAKFGNTYAKEFLTTPLGENDSHKVNGTVFSHPDYSSKYYGIKGWLAFLCVVLVLSPLLTLGKFGEASGKFNELLIKYKQLSQSVSPDHPSFFKIQTTTLALIKAKYIITTLFYFSYALLFTGITAVIYIYRRNKKGIAYAKAYIVATIIINCIYPILMYKALNLGIDFFINTSGVQFILSLSFGIAWLLYLNKSKRIKATFGV; from the coding sequence GTGGACAAGCCTACAATAGACTCATTAATATCTGCAGGAACAGATTATTGTGAACTCAATGATTTCACCAATGCCTTTAGTTGTTTCAACAAAGTCCTCCAGACAGACAGCACCAACAACGAAGCATTGTTCGGACGTGGAGTTTGCTATTTAAAAACAAACAAAAAAGAAAATGGAGTTGCTGATATTCGAACTGCTGCTAAATTTGGCAACACGTATGCAAAAGAATTTTTAACAACACCATTAGGCGAAAATGATTCCCATAAAGTAAATGGAACTGTCTTTTCACATCCAGATTATTCATCAAAATATTACGGCATCAAAGGCTGGCTAGCGTTTCTTTGTGTCGTTCTGGTTTTGTCGCCACTCCTTACTCTTGGGAAATTTGGAGAAGCCAGCGGCAAATTCAACGAGTTACTAATAAAGTACAAACAATTATCGCAAAGTGTTTCTCCAGATCACCCGAGTTTTTTCAAAATACAGACGACAACTTTAGCACTTATCAAAGCAAAATACATAATCACAACACTCTTTTATTTTTCCTACGCCTTGCTATTTACAGGGATTACAGCCGTTATTTATATTTATAGAAGAAACAAAAAAGGAATAGCCTACGCAAAAGCATATATTGTCGCCACGATAATTATCAACTGTATCTACCCAATCCTCATGTATAAGGCCCTAAACCTTGGAATTGATTTCTTCATAAATACATCTGGAGTTCAATTCATACTATCTCTTTCATTTGGCATTGCCTGGCTGCTATATCTAAATAAATCAAAACGAATAAAAGCCACCTTTGGTGTATGA
- a CDS encoding type I restriction endonuclease — translation MDFIDQIQELVNRTGKLKDHLGNEEATKTALVMPFLQTLGYDVFNPKEVVPEFTADHGIKKGEKVDYAICLNEQPIFIIEVKQYGADLSQASGQLYRYFSVTACRVALLTDGARFHFFTDLDEPNKMDDRPFMIVDLEDLDLSLVPELKKMTKAQFDLEQTLSCAMELKYTREIKKLLTSELDTPSEDFARFFIGRVYTGRMTAAVKEQFTPIIKRAFAKLIDERINERLKGAMTVTTPAAEPPTEAVPEQPAKSKIETTQEEIEGYLTVKAILRECCDPARIAARDTQGYMGVLLDDTNRKPICRLHLNGSTKYLGLFDAAKKEERVALESLNDIFKYADRIMATFKSYETPANGKAE, via the coding sequence GTGGACTTCATTGACCAAATCCAGGAACTTGTGAACCGTACTGGCAAGCTCAAAGACCACCTCGGCAACGAGGAGGCGACCAAGACAGCCCTTGTCATGCCGTTCTTACAGACGCTCGGCTATGACGTGTTCAACCCAAAGGAAGTGGTCCCGGAGTTTACCGCTGACCACGGCATCAAGAAAGGCGAGAAAGTCGACTATGCCATCTGCCTCAATGAACAGCCGATCTTCATAATCGAAGTCAAACAATATGGAGCCGACCTGTCCCAGGCTTCTGGTCAGCTCTACCGCTATTTTTCCGTGACCGCCTGCCGCGTGGCGTTGCTTACTGACGGCGCGCGATTCCACTTTTTCACCGACCTGGACGAACCCAATAAGATGGACGACAGGCCGTTCATGATCGTCGACCTGGAAGACCTCGACCTGTCCCTGGTCCCCGAGCTCAAGAAGATGACCAAGGCCCAGTTCGACCTGGAGCAGACCCTCTCCTGTGCCATGGAACTCAAGTACACACGGGAGATCAAGAAGCTGCTGACCAGTGAGCTCGATACCCCATCCGAGGATTTCGCCCGTTTCTTCATTGGCCGGGTCTATACGGGCCGCATGACTGCCGCCGTAAAGGAGCAGTTCACACCGATCATCAAGCGCGCGTTCGCCAAGCTCATCGACGAACGCATCAACGAGCGCCTGAAGGGCGCGATGACCGTGACCACCCCGGCTGCCGAGCCCCCCACAGAAGCGGTGCCGGAGCAGCCTGCCAAGTCGAAGATCGAAACGACGCAGGAAGAAATCGAAGGCTATCTGACCGTCAAGGCGATCCTCCGGGAATGCTGCGACCCTGCCCGCATCGCGGCGCGTGATACGCAAGGCTACATGGGCGTGCTGCTGGACGACACGAACCGGAAGCCGATTTGCCGGCTCCACTTGAACGGTTCAACGAAATACCTCGGCTTGTTCGATGCAGCCAAAAAGGAAGAACGCGTTGCCCTGGAAAGTCTGAACGACATTTTCAAGTACGCGGATCGCATCATGGCGACATTTAAGAGCTACGAAACCCCGGCCAACGGTAAGGCGGAGTAA
- a CDS encoding helix-turn-helix domain-containing protein, producing MKSDDTIEFASRLRELIQALKIKDVEFALSGGVTKQTLSGYLTGKREPGRSTLANWVNAFHVNGTWLLTGEGEMLGDQGKTETPAIPLEELSEKLTPAQREMLTYKRTMQELGAVPERIIDGIEAIAMGKTRAPKSSYATAEPPADPGYNNVHEPGSDFGKDT from the coding sequence ATGAAGTCTGACGACACAATCGAGTTCGCATCACGCTTAAGAGAGCTAATTCAGGCTCTTAAGATTAAGGATGTTGAGTTCGCGCTCTCAGGTGGCGTGACCAAACAAACCCTGAGCGGCTACTTAACAGGCAAAAGAGAGCCCGGCAGAAGTACACTCGCGAACTGGGTAAACGCTTTTCATGTGAACGGGACATGGCTCTTGACCGGCGAAGGTGAAATGCTCGGTGACCAGGGGAAGACCGAAACGCCGGCCATCCCATTGGAAGAACTCAGCGAGAAGTTGACCCCCGCCCAGCGGGAGATGCTGACCTATAAGCGGACCATGCAGGAGTTGGGCGCGGTGCCCGAACGGATCATCGATGGCATCGAAGCCATCGCCATGGGCAAAACCCGCGCCCCGAAAAGTAGCTACGCGACGGCCGAACCTCCGGCCGATCCTGGATATAATAACGTCCATGAGCCCGGGTCTGACTTCGGGAAAGACACCTAA
- a CDS encoding phage regulatory CII family protein, which translates to MARKFDSLVEVLHEDVLDAPSGLTPGEIGEELGFSRYNTFMNQISQQDGFKLDANMVLPLMRKTGSKRPLHYLASRMDCVVIDRPRAAAGTDTLARQAIKAVEEVGDVMRVFLETSGDGDISARDKRDVHKEIYEAVQALIAFDKALEIA; encoded by the coding sequence ATGGCACGCAAATTCGATTCCCTGGTCGAGGTGCTTCACGAAGACGTCCTTGACGCACCCTCCGGACTGACGCCGGGCGAAATCGGGGAGGAGCTTGGTTTCTCCCGCTACAACACGTTCATGAACCAGATTTCGCAGCAGGACGGTTTCAAGCTCGACGCCAACATGGTGTTGCCGCTGATGCGCAAGACCGGCTCGAAACGACCGCTGCACTATCTTGCGTCGCGCATGGACTGCGTGGTCATCGACCGGCCGCGCGCGGCGGCGGGGACGGACACCCTGGCCCGGCAGGCCATCAAGGCCGTGGAAGAGGTCGGGGACGTGATGCGGGTTTTTCTCGAGACGTCCGGTGACGGGGACATCAGCGCCCGGGACAAGCGCGATGTGCACAAGGAAATCTACGAAGCCGTGCAAGCCTTGATCGCTTTCGACAAGGCCCTGGAGATCGCCTGA
- a CDS encoding beta clamp domain-containing protein yields the protein MRDATLSILRDDLLAAVSRAASAVAASARKNTINGNVWFDASASTHGRITLTATDGTLDVHCRLTAAPGFDPFRCGLPARKSLDLVSRLPAAPIILSPDPDAGMLRLRCGRTRASLPMTDWRYAPTLEPLPETTHPLDPAPLAAAIAAAAPSAGDEEEGLDQVRFTPFGEAGALRVEALDGHQFVRVDVPGQGGQQGWWRAVPDAFGVEARRMGPGAKWIETARAMAVSDKRLFFVDAVGWWSLPVRRGVWVETDRLMAKVEDVYAVDIRAQVFADAAERLAIYLPEGSKNMCLTLGQGDASLCLPAVRGFEPLETLAGSVPQTLRVIVPGVEFGRFLRRAPSETVRLCCGGPVHPIGVFPLHDGGKIREGWTGIFIGCEDDVAAYTSEEAAA from the coding sequence ATGCGCGATGCCACCCTCTCCATTCTCCGCGACGACCTGCTGGCGGCCGTCTCCCGGGCCGCATCCGCCGTAGCGGCGTCGGCCAGGAAAAACACCATAAACGGTAACGTCTGGTTCGACGCGTCCGCCAGCACGCACGGGCGGATCACCCTCACGGCCACGGACGGCACCCTGGACGTCCATTGTCGGCTGACGGCCGCTCCGGGATTCGATCCATTCCGCTGCGGCCTCCCGGCCAGGAAATCCCTGGATCTGGTTTCCCGCCTGCCGGCCGCCCCAATTATTCTTTCCCCGGACCCGGACGCCGGTATGCTGCGCCTGCGCTGTGGCCGGACCCGGGCCAGCCTGCCCATGACCGACTGGCGCTACGCGCCGACGTTGGAGCCGCTGCCGGAAACGACCCATCCCCTCGATCCGGCGCCGCTGGCCGCTGCCATTGCCGCTGCCGCGCCCTCGGCCGGTGACGAAGAGGAAGGCCTCGACCAGGTGCGCTTCACGCCTTTTGGCGAAGCCGGGGCGCTTCGGGTCGAGGCACTGGACGGGCACCAGTTCGTGCGCGTGGACGTCCCAGGGCAGGGCGGCCAACAAGGCTGGTGGCGGGCCGTGCCCGACGCCTTCGGCGTGGAGGCGCGGCGCATGGGCCCCGGCGCAAAATGGATCGAAACGGCCCGGGCCATGGCCGTCTCCGACAAGCGCCTGTTCTTCGTCGACGCCGTGGGTTGGTGGAGCCTGCCCGTGCGGCGCGGCGTCTGGGTCGAAACGGACCGGCTCATGGCCAAGGTCGAGGACGTCTACGCCGTGGATATCCGCGCCCAGGTTTTCGCCGATGCGGCCGAACGGCTGGCCATCTACCTGCCCGAGGGGAGCAAGAATATGTGCCTCACCCTCGGCCAGGGCGACGCGTCCCTCTGCCTCCCGGCCGTGCGCGGCTTCGAGCCGTTGGAAACGCTGGCCGGTTCGGTTCCGCAAACCCTCCGCGTTATCGTTCCCGGCGTGGAGTTCGGACGGTTCCTGCGCCGCGCGCCGTCGGAAACGGTCCGGCTCTGCTGCGGCGGCCCGGTCCACCCCATCGGTGTTTTTCCGCTCCACGACGGCGGGAAGATCAGGGAAGGCTGGACCGGGATTTTCATCGGCTGCGAGGATGACGTCGCGGCCTACACCAGCGAGGAGGCGGCGGCATGA